From Paraflavitalea devenefica, the proteins below share one genomic window:
- a CDS encoding CinA family protein, with translation MSSYPPSTIMLFENKANTIRALLKERHETLAVAESVTAGYVQAILSSADEATFFFQGGITVYNIGQQCKHLQIDPIEALQSNGVSAKVAFQMSLGVQQLFRSDYGIAITGYAAPLPEKNVHDIFAFVAVTYRGEVLTLEKITSDKGAAPAVQVDYAEQVLRILEECLKGS, from the coding sequence GTGAGTAGTTATCCTCCATCCACGATTATGCTATTTGAGAATAAAGCCAACACGATCCGCGCCCTCCTGAAAGAACGCCATGAAACACTGGCGGTGGCCGAGAGTGTAACAGCCGGTTATGTACAGGCCATCCTCTCTTCCGCTGATGAAGCCACCTTCTTTTTCCAGGGTGGTATTACCGTATACAATATCGGCCAGCAATGTAAACACCTGCAGATAGACCCCATCGAGGCCCTGCAAAGCAACGGAGTTTCGGCCAAGGTAGCTTTCCAGATGAGCCTGGGCGTACAACAGCTTTTCCGGAGCGATTATGGGATTGCCATTACCGGCTACGCCGCTCCGTTGCCGGAGAAGAACGTGCATGATATCTTTGCCTTTGTAGCCGTTACTTACCGGGGTGAAGTACTTACCCTGGAAAAGATCACCTCCGATAAAGGGGCCGCCCCGGCCGTGCAGGTGGATTATGCGGAACAGGTGTTAAGGATACTGGAAGAATGCCTGAAAGGGAGTTGA
- a CDS encoding response regulator has translation MVAKTILLVDDDSEDQLLMQEAFSDNGIGNALRFADNGESAIEFLDQLPPGELPALIVMDLNMPRMNGREALTYLKQHPLYHDIPVIIYSTSINDAERTRCKEIGAAAYITKPATFTECQQIAWWFHKIGSEGKEVSSE, from the coding sequence ATGGTAGCAAAGACGATCTTATTGGTGGATGATGATTCAGAGGACCAACTCCTGATGCAGGAAGCTTTCAGTGATAACGGTATTGGTAATGCACTGCGGTTTGCTGATAATGGCGAATCGGCTATTGAATTCCTGGACCAGCTTCCTCCCGGAGAGCTGCCGGCCCTGATCGTGATGGACCTGAATATGCCACGTATGAATGGCCGGGAAGCCCTCACCTACCTGAAGCAACATCCCTTGTACCACGATATTCCCGTGATTATTTATTCCACTTCTATTAATGATGCAGAGCGGACCCGGTGTAAAGAGATCGGCGCCGCCGCTTATATTACAAAACCGGCCACTTTTACGGAATGCCAGCAGATTGCCTGGTGGTTCCACAAGATAGGGAGTGAAGGGAAAGAAGTGAGTAGTGAGTAG
- a CDS encoding HAMP domain-containing protein yields the protein MTRPKTKSTKSSDGNRAVITNANGIPPAKRGAKAKKGAPDNIGYDDARAQQGAGQLDLRELLHVLTEVKNGNFDVRMPIDETGLSGKICDTLNDIISLNEKMMQEFTRAGNTIGKQGKLTQRIGVPDAKGAWGTGVESLNALISDLVHPTIEIAHVISLVAKGNLSQEMPLEIGGHPLQGEFARIAKEVNDMVKQLNLFSVEVTRVAREVSNEGKLGGQAKVKGVAGVWKDLTDSVNQMGSNLTEQVRNIAEVTTAVAKGDLSKKITVDVKGEILELKNTINTMVDQLNSFSSEVTRVALEVGTEGKLGGQAQVKGVAGTWKDLTDSVNQMASNLTGQVRNIAEVTTAVAKGDLSRQITVDVKGEILELKNTINTMVDQLNSFSSEVTRVALEVGTEGKLGGQAQVKGVAGTWKDLTDSVNGMASNLTGQVRNIAEVTTAVAKGDLSRKITVDVKGEILELKNTINTMVDQLNAFGSEVTRVAREVGSEGKLGGQAQVPGVAGTWKDLTDSVNIMAGNLTSQVRNIAEVTTAVATGDLSRKIDVDVRGEILELKNTINTMVDQLRGFASEVTRVAREVGSEGKLGGQATVEGVGGVWKDLTDSVNGMASNLTGQVRNIAEVTTAVAKGDLSRKITVDVKGEILELKNTINTMVDQLNAFGSEVTRVAREVGSEGKLGGQADVPGVAGTWKDLTDSVNKMASNLTSQVRNIAEVTTAVANGDLSRKIGVDVKGEILELKNTINTMVDQLRGFASEVTRVAREVGTEGKLGGQANVPGVAGTWKDLTDSVNQMAGNLTAQVRNIAEVAIAVANGDMSKKITVDVRGEILQLKETLNTMVDQLRAFASEVTRVAREVGTDGKLGGQAFVPGVAGTWKDLTDSVNQMTGNLTAQVRNIAEVTKAVASGDLSKTVQIDVKGEILDLKNTINTMVEQLNSFAFEVTRVAREVGTEGKLGGQAEVRGVAGTWKDLTDSVNMMASNLTNQVRGIAKVVTAVATGNLKQKLSIVSRGEVAQLTDTINEMIDTLAVFGDQVTTVAREVGVEGRLGGQASVPGASGIWKNLTENVNQLAQNLTTQVRSISEVASAVTKGDLTRTIRVEAKGEVEALKDTINQMISNLKQTTLRNQEQDWLKSNLAKFGQMLQGQKDLKTVTQRILSELAQVVTAHYGAFYILKQEEDAQNVKLSLFAAYGYKSDKNIPTEFAIGESLVGQVAFEKERIILSNVPGNYIKISSGLGKARPANLIILPVLFENNVKAVIELASLDVFSETHLDFLSQLTESIGIVLNTIEANTRTEELLTQSQSLAGELKIQQEELRRTNDELQDKALLLVKQKNEVEAKNKEVEEARRSLEEKAEQLTLTSKYKSEFLANMSHELRTPLNSLLILAQQLYENAEGNLSDKQIRYAKTIHSCGDDLIQLINDILDLSKIESGFITANFGAVRFTEIASFVETTFKPISEARHLRFTIETDPALPDFMETDLQRLNQILKNLLSNSFKFTEKGEVKLRIYEARRNWKPGTHSLDNAHKVVAFAITDTGIGIPQEKQNIIFEAFQQAEGSTSRKYGGTGLGLSISRGLAELLGGTIELESQPSFGSTFTLFLPVEALGEMLPKDDNLSAYRQFQLGGDSGEIDTLINSIRATSETKEVQGMHGMVNEMLNEAGDDRNAIQPNDKVILIVEDDLRFGKIIIDKAHELGLKAIVATNYIEVFDFINRFLPIAITLDVKLPDTSGWKVLDLLRNDLNYRHIPIHLISGEENKELALKRGARSFLLKPLDNEALNELFNDIMGFNSKQVKKVLVVEDNEIDASQIVKILQADNMDITLADTGNKAVKEINSEESDFDCIILDYTLPDISGTDIVNKVAESKSKLTPVIIYSGRDFGKKELQHLNRTSNSIILKGVNSLEHLLEETVLHLHINHKDLPQDKKKVIENIRMKEDILTGKNILVVDDDVRNLFALTTVFERYNINVITAESGKDAINIIRDESPKIDMVLMDIMMPEMDGYETTQKIRREHKNSTLPIIAVTAKAMKGDRQKCIEAGASDYITKPLKIDQLLSLMRVWFYK from the coding sequence ATGACCCGCCCAAAAACTAAGTCCACTAAGTCTTCGGACGGTAACAGAGCTGTCATAACCAATGCAAACGGAATACCCCCTGCCAAGCGAGGCGCCAAAGCCAAAAAAGGAGCGCCTGACAATATCGGTTATGATGATGCCCGGGCGCAGCAGGGGGCCGGTCAGCTCGATCTTCGCGAATTGTTGCACGTGCTCACCGAAGTGAAGAATGGGAATTTCGACGTGCGTATGCCCATTGATGAAACAGGCCTCAGCGGAAAGATCTGTGATACCCTCAATGATATCATTTCCCTCAATGAAAAAATGATGCAGGAATTTACCCGCGCCGGTAATACCATCGGCAAGCAGGGTAAGCTCACCCAGCGTATAGGAGTGCCCGATGCCAAAGGGGCCTGGGGTACAGGGGTGGAATCGCTCAATGCACTCATTTCCGACCTGGTGCACCCTACCATTGAAATCGCCCATGTGATCAGTCTCGTGGCCAAAGGCAACCTGTCGCAGGAAATGCCCCTCGAGATCGGCGGTCACCCGCTGCAGGGGGAATTTGCCCGTATTGCCAAAGAGGTGAACGACATGGTGAAGCAGCTCAACCTCTTCTCCGTGGAAGTAACGCGGGTAGCGCGGGAAGTAAGTAATGAAGGAAAGCTGGGCGGACAGGCCAAGGTAAAAGGTGTGGCCGGTGTGTGGAAAGACCTGACAGATTCCGTGAACCAAATGGGTAGTAACCTCACCGAACAGGTGCGCAATATTGCGGAGGTGACCACGGCGGTGGCCAAGGGCGACCTCTCCAAAAAGATCACGGTGGACGTAAAGGGGGAGATCCTGGAATTGAAGAATACGATCAATACGATGGTGGACCAGCTTAACTCTTTCTCTTCCGAAGTAACGCGGGTGGCGCTGGAAGTAGGTACGGAAGGAAAGCTGGGCGGTCAGGCGCAGGTAAAAGGCGTGGCCGGCACCTGGAAAGACCTTACTGACTCGGTGAACCAGATGGCCTCCAACCTCACCGGCCAGGTGCGCAATATCGCGGAAGTAACTACTGCCGTGGCCAAGGGCGACCTTTCCCGGCAGATCACGGTGGACGTAAAAGGAGAGATCCTGGAATTGAAGAATACGATCAATACGATGGTGGACCAGCTCAACTCTTTCTCTTCCGAAGTAACGCGGGTGGCACTGGAAGTAGGTACGGAAGGAAAGCTGGGCGGTCAGGCACAGGTAAAAGGCGTAGCCGGTACCTGGAAAGACCTTACCGATTCTGTAAACGGGATGGCCTCCAACCTTACCGGCCAGGTGCGTAATATTGCGGAGGTGACCACCGCGGTGGCCAAGGGTGACCTGAGCCGTAAGATCACGGTGGACGTAAAAGGGGAGATCCTCGAATTGAAGAATACGATCAATACGATGGTGGACCAGTTGAACGCCTTTGGATCGGAAGTAACGCGGGTGGCGCGGGAAGTGGGCTCAGAAGGTAAACTGGGTGGACAGGCGCAGGTGCCTGGTGTGGCTGGTACCTGGAAAGATCTTACCGACTCCGTGAATATCATGGCCGGCAACCTTACCTCGCAGGTGCGCAATATTGCTGAGGTGACCACGGCCGTGGCTACCGGCGACTTGTCGCGTAAGATCGATGTGGATGTACGGGGTGAGATCCTCGAATTGAAGAATACGATCAATACGATGGTGGACCAGTTGCGCGGTTTCGCTTCCGAAGTAACGCGGGTGGCGCGGGAAGTAGGATCGGAAGGAAAACTGGGCGGACAGGCTACGGTAGAAGGGGTAGGTGGTGTGTGGAAGGACCTGACCGACTCCGTGAATGGAATGGCTTCCAACCTCACCGGCCAGGTGCGTAATATTGCGGAGGTGACCACCGCGGTGGCCAAGGGTGACCTTAGCCGTAAGATCACAGTGGACGTAAAAGGAGAGATCCTCGAATTGAAGAATACGATCAATACGATGGTGGACCAGTTGAACGCCTTCGGATCGGAAGTAACGCGGGTGGCGCGGGAAGTAGGTTCCGAAGGGAAGTTGGGCGGACAGGCCGATGTACCCGGCGTAGCCGGTACCTGGAAAGACCTGACCGACTCTGTCAATAAAATGGCTTCCAACCTTACCTCGCAGGTGCGTAATATCGCGGAGGTGACTACCGCGGTGGCGAATGGTGACTTATCGCGTAAGATCGGTGTGGACGTAAAAGGGGAGATCCTGGAGTTGAAGAACACGATCAACACGATGGTGGACCAGCTCCGTGGTTTCGCTTCCGAAGTAACACGGGTGGCGCGTGAGGTGGGTACCGAAGGTAAGCTGGGTGGCCAGGCCAATGTGCCTGGTGTGGCCGGTACCTGGAAAGACCTTACCGACTCTGTGAACCAGATGGCCGGTAACCTCACTGCCCAGGTGCGTAATATTGCCGAAGTGGCCATCGCCGTGGCGAATGGGGATATGTCGAAAAAGATCACGGTAGACGTACGCGGTGAGATCCTGCAGTTGAAAGAAACCCTGAATACGATGGTGGACCAGTTGCGCGCCTTCGCTTCTGAAGTAACGCGGGTGGCGCGTGAGGTGGGTACCGATGGTAAACTGGGTGGACAGGCATTCGTACCCGGTGTGGCCGGTACCTGGAAGGATCTGACCGACTCTGTAAACCAGATGACGGGTAACCTGACCGCCCAGGTGCGTAATATCGCTGAAGTAACGAAGGCGGTGGCGAGTGGTGACTTGTCTAAAACAGTACAGATTGACGTAAAGGGGGAGATCCTCGACCTGAAGAATACGATCAATACGATGGTGGAACAGCTCAACTCTTTCGCCTTCGAGGTAACCCGGGTGGCGCGGGAAGTAGGTACGGAAGGTAAACTGGGTGGCCAGGCCGAAGTACGCGGTGTGGCCGGTACGTGGAAAGACCTTACCGACTCCGTAAACATGATGGCCTCCAACCTCACCAACCAGGTGCGCGGTATTGCCAAGGTGGTAACAGCCGTGGCAACCGGTAACCTGAAACAGAAACTCTCTATCGTATCGCGCGGTGAGGTAGCGCAGTTGACCGATACCATCAACGAGATGATTGATACCCTCGCGGTATTTGGCGACCAGGTAACCACGGTGGCCCGTGAGGTGGGTGTAGAAGGACGGCTGGGTGGCCAGGCCAGTGTACCCGGCGCCTCTGGTATCTGGAAAAACCTCACGGAGAATGTGAACCAGTTGGCCCAGAACCTCACCACACAGGTGCGTTCTATCTCGGAAGTGGCTTCTGCGGTAACGAAAGGCGACCTTACGCGTACCATCAGGGTAGAAGCGAAAGGAGAGGTGGAAGCCCTGAAAGATACCATCAACCAGATGATCAGCAACCTGAAGCAAACTACTTTGCGCAACCAGGAACAGGACTGGTTAAAGTCCAACCTGGCCAAGTTCGGGCAAATGCTGCAGGGACAAAAAGACCTCAAGACGGTAACACAGCGTATCCTCTCCGAGCTGGCACAGGTGGTGACAGCGCACTATGGCGCCTTCTATATTTTAAAGCAGGAAGAAGACGCACAAAATGTGAAGCTGAGCCTCTTTGCGGCTTATGGGTATAAATCGGATAAAAATATTCCTACGGAATTTGCCATTGGTGAAAGCCTGGTAGGGCAGGTGGCCTTTGAGAAAGAAAGGATCATCCTCTCCAATGTGCCGGGCAACTATATTAAGATCAGTTCGGGGTTGGGCAAGGCGCGGCCGGCCAACCTCATCATCCTGCCGGTATTGTTCGAGAACAATGTGAAAGCGGTTATTGAGCTGGCCTCTCTCGATGTGTTCAGTGAAACGCACCTCGACTTCTTAAGCCAGCTCACAGAAAGTATCGGTATCGTATTGAACACCATTGAAGCGAATACCCGTACAGAAGAGTTGCTGACGCAATCCCAGTCACTGGCGGGTGAGCTCAAAATACAACAGGAAGAGTTGCGCCGTACCAACGATGAATTGCAGGATAAAGCCCTGCTGCTGGTAAAACAAAAGAACGAAGTGGAAGCCAAGAACAAAGAGGTGGAGGAAGCCCGCCGTTCGCTGGAAGAAAAAGCGGAACAGCTTACCCTCACCTCCAAATACAAATCCGAGTTCCTGGCCAATATGTCGCACGAGTTGCGTACGCCGCTCAACAGCTTGCTCATCCTGGCGCAGCAGCTTTATGAAAATGCAGAAGGTAACCTTTCCGATAAGCAGATACGCTATGCCAAGACCATCCACTCCTGTGGGGATGACCTGATACAATTGATCAATGATATCCTCGACCTGTCCAAGATCGAGTCTGGTTTCATCACCGCCAATTTCGGCGCGGTCCGCTTTACCGAGATTGCTTCCTTTGTGGAAACGACCTTCAAGCCGATCTCGGAAGCAAGGCATTTACGCTTTACCATCGAAACAGATCCGGCGCTGCCCGACTTCATGGAAACCGACCTGCAGCGCCTCAACCAGATATTGAAGAACCTGCTCTCCAACTCCTTTAAGTTTACAGAGAAAGGGGAAGTAAAACTGCGCATCTATGAGGCCAGGCGCAACTGGAAGCCGGGAACGCACAGCCTCGACAATGCCCATAAGGTAGTAGCTTTTGCCATCACCGATACCGGTATTGGTATTCCGCAGGAAAAGCAGAACATCATTTTCGAGGCCTTCCAGCAGGCAGAGGGTTCTACCAGCCGTAAATACGGTGGTACGGGTCTGGGCTTATCCATCAGCCGTGGCCTGGCCGAACTGCTGGGTGGCACCATCGAACTGGAAAGCCAGCCTTCCTTCGGCAGTACCTTTACTTTGTTCCTGCCGGTAGAGGCCCTGGGAGAAATGCTGCCCAAAGACGATAACCTCTCTGCTTACCGCCAGTTCCAGTTGGGTGGCGATAGCGGCGAAATTGATACCCTCATTAATTCCATCCGTGCTACCTCCGAAACCAAGGAGGTGCAGGGCATGCATGGTATGGTGAATGAAATGCTCAACGAGGCCGGCGACGACAGGAATGCCATACAGCCCAATGATAAGGTCATACTCATTGTGGAAGACGACCTGCGTTTTGGCAAGATCATTATTGACAAAGCCCATGAGCTGGGTCTCAAGGCCATCGTGGCCACCAACTATATAGAAGTGTTTGACTTCATCAACCGCTTCCTGCCCATTGCCATCACCCTCGATGTGAAACTGCCCGATACCAGCGGCTGGAAGGTGCTGGACCTGCTGCGCAATGACCTCAACTACCGCCATATTCCTATCCACCTCATTTCCGGGGAAGAGAACAAGGAGCTGGCATTGAAACGGGGCGCCCGCAGTTTCCTGCTTAAGCCGCTCGACAATGAAGCCCTCAATGAGTTATTTAACGATATCATGGGCTTCAATAGCAAGCAGGTGAAAAAAGTGCTGGTAGTGGAAGACAATGAAATTGACGCCTCACAGATCGTCAAGATCCTGCAGGCCGATAACATGGACATTACCCTGGCCGATACGGGGAATAAAGCGGTCAAGGAGATCAACAGTGAGGAGAGCGATTTTGATTGTATCATCCTAGATTATACATTGCCCGATATTTCGGGTACGGATATTGTGAACAAAGTAGCGGAATCCAAAAGCAAGCTCACGCCGGTCATCATCTATTCGGGGAGAGACTTTGGTAAAAAAGAGTTGCAGCACCTGAACCGTACCTCCAATTCCATCATCCTGAAAGGGGTGAATTCCCTGGAGCACCTGCTGGAAGAAACCGTCCTGCATTTGCATATCAACCACAAGGACCTGCCGCAGGATAAGAAAAAGGTCATTGAGAATATACGGATGAAAGAAGACATCCTCACCGGGAAGAACATCCTGGTAGTGGATGATGATGTAAGAAACCTGTTTGCGCTTACTACCGTATTCGAAAGGTACAATATCAACGTGATCACGGCCGAGAGCGGCAAAGATGCCATCAACATCATCCGTGATGAAAGTCCGAAGATTGACATGGTGCTGATGGATATTATGATGCCCGAAATGGATGGTTATGAAACTACCCAAAAGATCAGGCGCGAGCACAAGAACAGTACCTTGCCCATCATCGCTGTAACGGCCAAGGCCATGAAGGGCGACCGCCAGAAATGTATTGAGGCCGGCGCCAGTGATTACATCACCAAGCCGTTGAAGATAGATCAACTGTTGTCACTGATGAGGGTGTGGTTTTATAAGTAA
- a CDS encoding sensor histidine kinase, with translation MQQKILLVDDREDNLLSMEAILEPDGYQFVRANSGRHALKILLTEFDFALILMDVKMPNLSGFETAALIYEREKLRHIPIIFITANNYGEENIFKGYRTGAVDYIYKPINPELLRAKVGVFIDLYQKNRRLLIQEQKLKAINKSLENEISERKASEEKVRQLNNQLLGNITLLESANRDLDRFAFMASHDLQEPLRKIRTFSDLLSSKYKDSLDEDAGSYIVRIQSAAARMQALIKDILAFSKLTGEKDNFEFTDLNILLEEALADLEVTIREKSAHISVAEPLPALEVNPGLIRPLFFNLISNALKYSKKEVAPLISIRYELSGVQLASNRENITKYCRIYIEDNGIGFDQVYAEQVFEMFRRLHVSSAFEGTGIGLALCKKIVEKHHGSITAHSKANEGTTFIINLPVYQPIKVEA, from the coding sequence ATGCAGCAAAAGATCTTATTGGTAGACGACCGGGAAGATAATTTGCTTTCGATGGAGGCCATATTGGAGCCGGACGGTTATCAGTTCGTGCGGGCCAACTCGGGACGTCATGCCCTGAAGATCCTGCTTACGGAGTTCGACTTTGCCCTCATTCTGATGGATGTGAAAATGCCCAACCTCAGCGGTTTTGAAACAGCGGCACTCATTTATGAACGGGAGAAGCTGCGGCATATACCCATCATCTTCATTACGGCCAACAATTACGGGGAGGAAAACATCTTCAAGGGATACCGCACGGGCGCCGTGGACTATATTTATAAGCCCATCAATCCCGAATTGTTGCGGGCCAAGGTAGGTGTGTTCATAGACCTGTACCAGAAGAACCGGCGCCTGCTCATCCAGGAACAAAAGCTCAAGGCTATCAACAAAAGCCTGGAAAATGAGATCAGTGAGCGCAAGGCATCGGAGGAAAAGGTGAGACAGCTTAACAACCAGTTGCTCGGCAATATCACCCTGCTGGAATCGGCCAACCGCGACCTGGACCGCTTTGCCTTCATGGCCTCGCACGACCTGCAGGAGCCTTTGCGCAAGATCCGCACTTTCAGCGACCTGTTGTCTTCCAAATACAAGGACAGCCTCGATGAAGATGCCGGCTCTTATATAGTTCGCATACAAAGTGCCGCCGCCCGCATGCAGGCGCTCATTAAAGATATCCTCGCCTTCTCCAAGCTGACCGGTGAAAAAGACAATTTCGAATTTACCGACCTCAATATTTTGCTGGAAGAAGCCCTGGCCGACCTGGAAGTAACCATCCGGGAAAAGAGTGCCCATATCAGTGTGGCAGAACCCTTGCCTGCACTGGAAGTAAATCCCGGTCTTATCAGACCCTTGTTCTTTAACCTCATCAGCAATGCGCTTAAATACAGTAAAAAAGAGGTAGCGCCGTTGATCAGCATCCGGTATGAGCTTAGTGGCGTGCAATTGGCCAGCAACAGGGAGAACATTACCAAATACTGCCGCATCTATATTGAAGACAATGGGATCGGGTTTGACCAGGTCTATGCCGAGCAGGTCTTTGAAATGTTCCGCCGCCTGCATGTGAGCAGTGCCTTTGAAGGTACAGGCATTGGCCTGGCCCTCTGCAAAAAGATAGTGGAAAAGCACCACGGGTCCATCACCGCCCACAGCAAGGCCAATGAAGGCACCACTTTTATTATTAACCTTCCCGTTTACCAGCCTATAAAAGTGGAAGCGTAA
- a CDS encoding NUDIX domain-containing protein, producing MFNVRVYGILLGDNKQVLVSDEYIRGGYYTKFPGGGLEFGEGTRDCLKREFKEEMDLEVRIGDHIYTTDFFQMSAFTPDQQIIAIYYFAHAVEPIRAPLRIKPFDFDEQQLEVYKRTGETETFRFIDWDKFSAEEITLPIDKIVANIIKAS from the coding sequence ATGTTTAATGTAAGAGTATACGGCATTCTTCTCGGGGACAACAAACAGGTATTGGTAAGCGACGAATACATCCGTGGCGGTTATTATACGAAGTTTCCCGGTGGCGGACTGGAATTTGGAGAAGGCACCCGCGATTGCCTGAAACGGGAATTCAAGGAAGAGATGGACCTGGAAGTACGCATCGGGGACCATATTTATACCACCGACTTTTTCCAGATGAGCGCTTTCACACCCGACCAGCAGATCATTGCTATTTATTATTTCGCCCATGCCGTGGAGCCGATCAGGGCGCCCCTTCGTATAAAGCCCTTCGATTTTGATGAACAACAACTGGAAGTATACAAGCGTACCGGTGAAACGGAGACCTTCCGGTTTATTGATTGGGATAAGTTTTCTGCAGAAGAGATTACACTCCCGATTGATAAGATTGTAGCCAATATAATAAAAGCAAGCTAG
- a CDS encoding magnesium transporter CorA family protein, with protein MIQYFKNINHQTVAIDKPENGSWVNVLPPLKQEEFSDLSDGLDIPLDFLTDSLDIDERSRFEEDDNVKLVVIKTPTENNSFNASDALYITIPIVIILTHNQIVTVNSFDNGAIKKFLHTFQNRHPDNRKMMALKIFEKIIQTYMESLKEINHRRNIVEQKLYAANRNEELLQLMRIQKSLVYFVTALRSNEMLLMKIERTNFLGLNEDEKEFLGDLIVDNSQALEMANIYTNILSSTLDAFASIIANNQNEVLRRLSVITIVLTFPVLVASIYGMNVPIPYKDSPYAFYIPVFLSLVISLVIGWFFLKKKIF; from the coding sequence ATGATCCAGTACTTCAAAAATATCAACCATCAGACGGTAGCCATCGACAAACCAGAGAATGGCTCCTGGGTGAATGTATTGCCTCCCCTCAAGCAGGAAGAGTTCTCCGACCTGTCGGACGGCCTGGACATTCCCCTCGACTTTTTAACAGACTCCCTGGATATTGACGAAAGAAGCCGCTTTGAGGAGGATGATAATGTGAAGCTGGTGGTCATTAAAACGCCTACAGAGAATAACTCTTTTAACGCGAGTGATGCCCTGTACATCACCATCCCGATCGTTATTATCCTTACCCACAACCAGATCGTTACAGTCAACTCCTTCGATAACGGCGCGATCAAGAAATTCCTGCACACTTTTCAGAACCGCCACCCGGACAACCGGAAGATGATGGCCCTGAAGATCTTTGAGAAGATCATCCAGACGTATATGGAATCGCTGAAGGAGATCAATCACCGCCGCAATATTGTGGAGCAGAAGCTGTACGCCGCCAACCGGAATGAAGAACTGCTGCAACTGATGCGCATCCAGAAGAGCCTGGTGTATTTCGTGACCGCCCTCCGCTCGAATGAGATGCTGCTGATGAAGATCGAACGTACCAATTTCCTGGGCCTGAATGAAGATGAAAAGGAATTCCTGGGTGACCTGATCGTAGACAACTCCCAGGCGCTTGAAATGGCCAATATTTATACCAACATCCTGAGCAGTACCCTGGATGCTTTTGCCAGTATTATTGCCAATAACCAGAATGAGGTGTTGAGGCGCTTGTCGGTGATCACCATCGTATTGACCTTCCCTGTACTGGTAGCCAGTATTTATGGTATGAATGTGCCCATCCCTTATAAGGATTCACCGTATGCGTTTTACATACCGGTATTCCTGTCACTTGTCATCTCTCTCGTGATCGGGTGGTTCTTTTTAAAGAAGAAGATATTTTGA
- a CDS encoding DinB family protein: protein MSLPTTLTIEEILHESEKSFHRFTTFCQAVPADLFFIEPSSDKWSIAQNLQHLVISTKTTTAAYALPKFLVRLIGGKPNRPSRTYPALVEKYRQKLAAGGKAQGRYVPKHMKPNANKDEMINNWRQFTTIYLQALRKNWKDEQLDKYIVKHPLLGKITLRELCYFTIYHTEHHLAIVKKRIQ, encoded by the coding sequence ATGAGCCTACCCACTACACTTACCATAGAAGAGATCCTGCACGAATCGGAAAAGTCCTTTCACCGGTTTACCACCTTTTGCCAGGCCGTGCCTGCCGACCTGTTCTTTATTGAACCGTCGTCCGACAAATGGTCTATTGCCCAAAACCTGCAGCACCTGGTGATCTCCACGAAAACCACCACGGCAGCGTATGCCCTGCCCAAATTTCTCGTACGCCTGATCGGGGGGAAGCCCAACCGCCCCTCGCGCACCTACCCTGCCCTGGTAGAAAAATACCGGCAGAAACTGGCCGCCGGCGGCAAAGCCCAGGGTCGTTATGTACCCAAACACATGAAACCCAACGCCAATAAGGACGAAATGATCAATAACTGGCGGCAATTCACCACCATTTACCTGCAGGCCCTCCGCAAGAACTGGAAGGATGAACAATTGGATAAATACATAGTGAAACATCCTTTATTGGGAAAGATCACTTTGCGGGAGCTTTGTTATTTTACCATTTACCACACAGAGCATCATTTGGCCATTGTGAAGAAGAGAATCCAATAG